AAAAAGCAGGCATTTGTGATATTTTGTGTGGACTGTATACAAAGATACAGGAAATACAAgtgaagcaaacacacactcaacaatAGATGCACAACCTCTGCAGTACAAAGTAATGACTTTATTTAAATTAGGGGTCTATTTTATCAAAATTTTCAAGTTTTCAGGTCAAACACCAACAGTGCAAACAGTAATGACAGAAAATACTCTCTAAAGACATATATACAAAACAGGTAGTACTAAGCAAAGATGAGAAAGGCCGCAGTTTCAAGTATTGTgaacagtaacacacacagacatacacacacacccatataaAGCAACAAGAAAAGgtcatttcattatttgaaTTCTTTTAACATTTCAATGGTCGATGCAAAAAGTTATTctatacaaaatatataacaaatatcTTAAATGTATCTgcctgtagcaactgataatgtaatatctGGCGGATAGTGTAATAACctttaaaatataataaaatatcactataaatgggttgaaaatgctATAAAATTATTGCTATTACGATTATTACTTAAGGGGTGTAACAATTTTTAACTGGATACAATAATGACTAATGCAATAACTCTATActctaataataatgtaataattcaaGTTATTTCATTAGTCAAGTCAAAAATGTTGCACCCCTTCTAAAGTAATAATTGCCTGTTAATGTACATCATGTGACAtgattacattatccagcaaattttttttaataacttaagttttattgtatttttgacccatttagatggatgtttttattacattttgattacattatctggcagttatTTTTTTATCGGTTGCTACACTGCCCTTTGATAACTTTGGAAGAATACTGTAGTGGTTTTTCTAAACAAACACTAccatgtaaaaatgtcttttttggcCCCTTATCCACACAAATCATTGAGTTCATCCATATAACCAATGAAGCACCGTGTTCACTGGGGATTGTAGCCAGCTGGTGAGATAGTGTTGTTCCTCATTTCATTGCGTGTCCATGGAGGAATCCTCGGCATGTCCCAGAATCCCCTGCAGCTCCTGAATACAGGGCCCGATGGCCTGACTGTGCACCTGAGCCATCTTCAACctggagggggaaagagaggagcgAGTTGTAAGACAAGTTTCACCTTGGAGGTTCCTTGGTTATAATAAAGTTAGGAGCGCACCGATTAGGTTTTCTGGTGGTGATTCCAACTGCCGATTCTTGAAAAGCTTTTATCCAAACATACTAATTACATGTTAGTGTGGGCTTGATGACTGAAATGCGGCTTAGTCACCTATTGCCACTGGCAGCGCATGACATTACATACTGCAACAGCGGTATCATCATGTATCATATTTAGAAAAATTGGCAGATGGACGACATGCCTACTCTGCCAATGTGCTGCGGACTGACGCAAACTGACTCATACTATTTATAGCATACGTTTGACCGCTTTCCGGATCCGGCagtttaaattattttttttttgatcaggTAGTTGAAACAGTGATACAGCCGCTCATACCTGACCGTTTAGAACATTTATCTGCAATAACTTGTATAAGTAAGAATGTAATAATTCAAGTTACTGCATTAGCCAAGATTCAGAATTCTCTTTCCCAATTCCAAAATGAATCAGCCTGTTCAGCAAACTCAtcaggccagcagcagcactttattGCTCGGGTTGCTCTtcttgcctttttttcccccacccagtcctttgtttttttgcctaCTCCAACTTTACAGATGAAAACGGAAAAGAATCCCAACCTCGTTTCCCCTCAAAATGCCCAAACAACATTTTTAGTCATTTTGCTCCAGAATAGACTTATGCTGGTATCAATTTACTGATCAAAATGAACCCATTAGTCCCTGATGCATAGTTGTTTACACTACGTGAGTTTCacgcatttaaaaaaaaaaacttccccCCACTGGGCACATTACCACCTGCATCTCACTAGTGTGGCTTTGCACATTTAGCCTGTTTATGCACTGCTACATGCAGGACCTAACAGGCATTTCCACACTGTGGCTTGTGGTGTAGCCTATAATCCTCAACAACGTCAGCAAACTGGCTGTCTATGTTACCTATGAAAGACTGAAACATTAATGTGATTTGCTACTGGCTACCAGGCTGGCCAACTCATGAGTTTAGCCTCCAAGCTAACCTGCGTTGCCACCTGTTTTCAGCAATGCTAGCGCATACTGCTGCTATGTAGAACTAGCCAACAGCAAATTGTCATTAATGGAGTGCTTAATGGGCACAAAACTTTGGAATGTAAATACGCATTTGATCAAAGCTTTCCTTCCTCTCATTTACCTTGGCATAATGAGAGTGTCTATGTGAGATGAACAAAGGAATTGCACAGTAAAACAAGCACATGCAGTAGGCAGGCTTGCTAGAGCTGGGCAGGGGCGACAGGAGGCCTGCTGCGTGACATTATGAAATTGTCTATCGCCCATTGTCTAACATGCTTTGGCCTGGAAGGCTGTTTCAAAGTGTAGTTAAAGGTTCTATTCTGTATTTTAAGGTAACGACACTCAGTGGAGTAAtttgatattaaaatgcatGCATATTAAGGAAAAATTGTCCAGGTTGCCAGGACTGCAATATGCCCAATACCCATGTGGAAATGTAAACACTGGGACTGTGAAAACTATAACCAACATATTGGAGAACCAATTTTGAGGCCCTATTCTAAATATCTCTGGCTGGTAAATGTCAGAATCCACCAACAACAATTGCCAGTGCATACATTTTCTATGCTGCCCTGTTTGTGAATGCAATATACTCTCAACTCTCCATGTAAAACACAAAGAGTGTACAGGCTCCATTTGTCCACAGTCCCGTTGAAGAGTAGAAATCTTATAAATTCTAATTTTGAAAACCCCAACTTGCATGCACTCTGCTGAcaacagtgaaaaataaaagcCCCGGCACCTGGTGGTTTCACACAATCAATAAAAACTCCATTTCAAATTCTTTCTACCCCTCCTCCTGGCATTTAACAAGGTAGGACAAAACTTCTTCAATTCAAGCAATTACCGTCTGTTCAGAGTTAAGTGTCTAACTCTGAGAGCGGCATTCTAGCTCAGCTCCTTGAAGTCACAGACTGCATATGCCTGACTCCTGCTGTGTTAGTACATTTTTCACCCCTCAATTCTTTGACCGCTGTTAATGTACCGTCTGGAAATACAGTACATGCCGTCAAAAACAGAATGGTTACCTTCTGAGCAGCTCGCGTCCTCTGCTGGGCTCTGGGCGGTAGTGCTGGAGAGCGGCGAGGCAGTGCGCTGCCAGAGTGCTGTAACACTGTTCCCTGAGAGCGTTGTGGCTCACCGTGTCCCACTGCGGCAGCTCGCTGGTGTAGCGCCACGCCATCAGTGCATGCTCCAACACAGAGTCCCACTCTTTGTTCCTGAGGAGTACTTGGCCCCACTCCTGGCACGAAacctgaggaggaggataagGAGGTGGGTGATCAGGATGGCACCAAACAAGACAAGACCAGGGGATCAAGGCAAACACTTGGCCCACAAAGAGGCATCTGTGAGGACGTTTTAAATATTTAGTCAGTCAGTGACCAAAATCCCCTGTAGCAAAAACAAGAAAGTCAGGGAGGGGTGACTGGAAGCTCCATTAGAAAAGGATGGGAAGGGTGTGACCAAACAGTAAAATACTAAAATCACTTCCCTGCTACTGAAAATTGACAGATTTCTGAAGGTTTCCAAACTTCCAGATAGCCACTATTTCCTCAAACATGTCATGACACCACTGGTACTCACTTCGAATGCCACCAGGTGAGGATATGCCTTTCTGTAACAGTGAGCGTCCCTGTTGGAGCCAAACCGCGAGTAGGGGATGGATCTGTAAACATTTGTCTTCTTCAGCTGCAGGTCTTCCTGGAGATACTTTAAGTCTGAGGTAAGGATTCTGGGCTCCTGGCTCTGGGGACAGACGATACGATACAGCACATCACACTTCATGTTGCATTACAGACAGTGGGCGCGCAGAGTTGAGTTGTGCACTTGTTCACATGCATGGTACATATAAGACAAGTAAAGCTGGGGgtttaattatggttacatcaTCCAAACCATGCATCCCAAGACAAAAAAAGTTCCTTTGATTCAAACTTAAAGAAAGCATTTCCTCGAGTGTTTAATACTCACTCTAATCCTAATACTTATGCATGACGTGATATTGTCTCACCTGTTATTCATAGGTTATTGTGATGTGTCAAACCTTTTAACCAAAAGTGTTTCTGTGATTAAAccccattgtagctgcactggaaatatctcaatgtgacgtgatgttgtctacgtttggccaattatccgtggaataagaaaaatacaacaaaaagtGATACCCTTTGCCTGCACAAGAGGGCATTAACCCCACTCCACATGCTCTTTCCCATGAGTGCTGGAACGGCCGCAGACAAGCATGCTTCATGCCAATGCTATCAAGTGTGTTTGTTCAAAACCCAATTATGGCTATTATGCATTTTTTGCCTCAGAAAGCCAACACCACTTCAAGTTAGTGGAGAATTTGGCCCAAATTTGCCTCAGTTGTTGACAGAGGATACCAGCAGGAGGCTGCACTGCTCAACTTTCCCccatttaatacattcagtaACAATTATCCATTCAGACAATAGAGTTTTTGCATCCTCCTCATCTGTTACCCATGCTTGTTTCTTGCCTTGCAATGAAAAAATCCTGTTAATACCTGTTCAACTAAGATGAGGGATCTGATCAGCTGTACCAGCTGCTGTTTGGAGAGCGGGGTCTGgtgctcctccatcttctcaCACTGCTCCTCTAGCCTCCCACTCCACAACCCGCTGATGGAGGAGTCCACTGCAAAACACAAGGATGTGATGAGTACAATAATAGAGCACAGCAAgtaagggggtgggggggaacaGGCAAGATAATTAAACCAATCACTGGAACGCTGCATGTCCAAATAACTAAGCTAAATGGGATTAGCCATCAGCTTGTGAATGGCCATCTTTCCTCCACAAATGTTTCTCAGTAGGGAGGAAAGCTAAACAGTATTTATACCATGCAATAATAAAACTCTCctttgaaacaaattgaaagCTTTGAGGTGGGCTGACAGCTTCCCTACTATTCAATTGTAGAGGAAATAGGATTGTTCCAGGAGAAACGTCGTCTCCAGGTTGAAAAttatccctcctctctctctccctctctcacacactaatCATTCTAATGTAAGTgtccttttttcatttcacatcagCCTTTACTAAAGAGCTCCCTTTTGAAAACCAACCCTGCTGACAATTTGTCAGTGGGTAAATGGAAgatggtttgttttttgtactTACATGACTGCCCACGCCTCGAGCTTGCAGTTGTGCTTCTTCCTCTTGGGATGGGAGATGATGGGGCCAAGCGGGCGCTTAGAATTTCCAAATAGGACCTTCTCATCCGGGCTGAAACAACATGTTTGAGATTAGAACATTAAATTAGTACTTTGTCAAGTGTAACTCAGTCACAGTGGCTAATGTTACTGATTTTAATATTTCCTCTTGGTACAACGTTACACACAACTTTAAGCACACTTCATCCATTGCCTCTGAAAAGCATTTTGCTATATACACATGCCACCCCAACTTTTGATGCTCTTTTCCACACAACAATAACAGCTAACGTTAATCATATGCTAACTAACCTTGGAGGCGCGCACTTATTACTAGTGATAGCAAACTGGCGCCAGCTGCACgaaccaaagaaaacacaacaagCTACGGCGGTGGCCAAAATAGTCATCAAATTTCAGACCTACCTGCAATTTTGGGTTGCGGAGCAGGAATTTCCATCAAGGCACGTCGTGTTTGGCAGATGGCTGCCATTATAACCAAGCTATCTGGGTAAGATATGTAGCTAACTACCTGCTAAATTAGCCAGTGGAGCTACTGTTAGCTGAACTTTAAACCAAACTGGGTAGCCTATGCAACAATAAGTTTCCCTGGCTGCTACTGCTAACCAGGCAAGCAGTAGCTTCTTCAAACGCGCCAATGTAGTTTTCAAGCTCGCATATATCAAGTGCAACGACAAACTATTCGCATTAAACAAACTAAGCGCTACATAAAGTCCTTGCACTTGTGAACGCTGCTGGAGTGGGGGAAAGAAGTGGGCACAAACTTTTGTTCGCACCACCACCAACACAATGCTGATGAGGCGCGCGCGACACGAGTTGCCGCGCGGGCGTGGTTTGGTGCATCTGTCAACCTGATAGGTCTACGTAGGAGCATGCGTCAAACAGGCGCCCAATATGCaaatactgaacacactgaaaacacatacgcacacacatatatgtgtttgtgcgcgCGCAGTCTTCTTTCAGGTTCtttcagaatcaggtttattgccaagtaagttttcacaatacaaggaatttgccttggtatgtaggtgcatacaataaacataaacatggagaaaaataatagggataggttagggttaggggagggggcaggaggaaatccctgacctgggcctttcactcctgtttttagtatgggggaggaggaggtactgcaagtcaagaaagtcaagaaacataaataatacagaatatgaaaaaaatattataaaaatataataaaaaatatgtgcaatatatctgttttttaaagtgaaatgaaaaagctgtacagtttgtgcaggaatgtgcaaaaCACAACAAGTGTTTGTGTTGCCTTCATTCACAATAAATATTCACCTTGCATGGATAGATGTTTGATCCTtctcagacatacagtataaagcTATTCAAGCGTACCATAGGGTCACCCAGGAAACTTATTTTGGAATGTGTTTAAACCCACCCTATATTCctactttttaaacattttttattattacctaACATCTTCTCAGGGCCAtataacagacacacacagacttactAGGCTGTATACTTACAGGCTTGGACTGCAGTACCATCTGCAGCCCCTCTGTTGTCATGGACCCTTGAACTGGTCAAGCAAGAAAGCACAGTATCACAGGGAAAAGGCACCTTGAACCGTCCTCTCTCCTGAGTGTACAGGCCTTGTACATGGTAGATTTCCAGGCAGTGGCCTTTCAGGTAGGTGAGCAAAACAACTGACAGTGATAAAAACGTAttgattgaagaaaaaaaatgttgaaatagcTGTATGTACTGGTTCAGTGCATAAGACTTGAAAAGTTGATGAGTTACCATGGAGAAAGCATTATTATTTCATGGATCGTTCTGACTTTGTGGGAGGTATGCACTCCCCACATAGGAACAGTGATCATTTCCATTAAAATTCTATTCATCTCCAGTGTACCACAGGACAAAGCTAGGGTAGAGAAGGAAGTATATTTTCCATCCTTTTTAAGTCTTGAACTTGATATTTAGATACTTGGGAATTGTGCAAAACTTCAATTCTTGTACTATTTTCATTCACTGTAAGTTTCTTACCTTTGAACTCCTGACGAGCCTCCCAACCAATAATGTGTGTGAAATTGATCTAATACAACATCCATAATAAATTGCCATGTTAAGAGCTTTTTGGTGATTATGAACAagttctttttaaaaaaaatcttatatAGCATCAGTGCTTTAGTGGAGTCCACTTCTTTGAGCAAGGCATCTAATGCTACTCTAGGAGCATACCTATATCTAGGAGTCTATACTATTTTATTAATAATCTAATATAGAATAATGTTTACAAAAATATCTCTTAGTATACACCAGTAGGCTACACACCATAGCTGTGGTACAAAGAAGCTttgaaaacaaaggaaacatgAAAAGAGACACACATTTATATGTAAAACGTTTTAATAGGTTGGTGGActattgaaaaaaatgaatttaatgTTATTCTCAAGAGACATAAATGCATCTTGATACATGGTGTGGAATAATAAATCATTCAAGCACACAACTTATTCCAAAACAGAtgataataaaacacaaaaacttaaaaataattagatataataataacacagtGCTCAATCTCAAATGTTCTTTAGAGCAGTGTTTCCAAGCCCGGTCCTCAAGTTCCTCCTGGCCTGCAAGTTTTAGTTCCAGCTCCAGCAGACCTGATTCATTAAGGACTtaatgctgattggttgagcagcagaaacagatcTACCTGAACAGAGCTATCATGAAAGCATGTagcccttaattggatcaggtgtgcaagagtagagctGGAACAAAAACATGCTGGACAGGGGGTGCTTGAGGACTGGGTTGGGAAACACAAATatttactaaattgttttgaTACATATTTTTTGCTATTACTGTAGTTTCATATTTACGGCTTATTTATCtgttaaaaatatttcaaaataatttaaGTGTTACAATATGAAGCAGTACTAAATGCAGTGCAATTTTAGTGTCCCTGCAATTTTAACATTTGCAATAAATGTTCCTCTCAACGTCCCACAAACTGCATTGTAATGCAACAGGGTTGAAATCAGTTCACTTTATGTACAATCATTCAAAAAGTAAACTGTGATAGAATTTAGCATGTGATTTTAAACGATAGCAACCATCTCTTCAATGGACAGtgagacaatttttttttacgatTTTTTTGAATTATAGTGAAACTGCACTTCAGAGTGAATTTAAAGTGAATTCACTCCAACCCCGTTCAGTGATATATCAAAGAGTAACTTAAGCACAATACTCCATGGCCTCCTCAAACTGCTACAGCAAATAATATATTCATATTGTATTAtgtacattttatacatttttaaataagtTATATTATGCACAGGTAAAAGGTTATCTATTAGCTACATATCATATTACAAAGGTCTGTGACAGTATGGCTTTGCAAATGTACATTACAATATTGTCATCAGAAATTGCAAGTGCAGTCAGTGAAGATTGCCTTTCAACATCTTCCTCATCTTTTGAGTTAGAGTCTTATATAACTTTCACGTCTGACACTAAATTGATTTTGATATGGAAATAGTCCAGATCTTAAATAAGAAGAATCTGACTCTCATGAGCCTGAATCGAAAATAAAAAGATGCTTAAAGACAGACTTCTACTGACTCCGTAGGCTACACCAGAAAGTATAAGGAGTAGCCTCTACTTGCTAAGCAGCGTTTTAAGGGAGCGGGTGAGTGCGTTAGCGATGGCCGACATGGTGCTGGAGTGGCGGACCAGGGCTTTCACGCTGTGCTCTCCTGGTGCTCCCACGGTGGCCGCCTCAGCTGCTTTGAGCAGACAGATATAGTTCATCACGACCTCGTCGACCTTGGccaccacctctctctgttGGTGTGCGGCTGAGGCTCCGAGCCCCCGAACCAGACACATACAAGCTTCGCAGAGACAGCACAGCACCTGGAAGCTACAGGTTACGGCTAGCAGCATCTCTTCAGGACTACCGTGGGCCTGTGCCATCCTCCGGCATGCCCGGCCTAATTCTTTCGACTCAATAGAGAGGAGCTGCTTGTACTGGGGTAGGTCCTGGATCTGAGGCATCTGGACCCCGCGATCCCTGCGACCTACGCTGGATCGCACCAGTGCAATGAGCTCACTGGCGTCACGGCGGACATCTCCGAAGCCGGCGGGGAAGACGTACATGCGGTCCTTGAGCGCGTTGATGCGTGCCAGACGGTCACTGAAGCTCATGTTGTTGAGGACCTCTCCGTACAGCTGGTCCCCGACTGAATCCACTGCCGCACCACAGGGCAACACCGCTGATGCTGCGCCACCTTCAGTATCGATATCACTCCCGCCACGGCTCCGCCTGGGCCTCTCCCACTCAATCTCATCCTCTTCACCCTCACTCTTCCTCTTAAAGAAACAGTAGCTAAAAGGCCCGTTGCATCTCCAAGGACTGGTGTCCAGTTTTTGAGAGCCCTTCAAGTGTTTACTGTCTTTCTGCAGAGGAAACGCCACAGACGCCCTTCTACTGTCTCCCCTGCTGCCTGTGGACCAGCATGTGGTGTGGGAGGACACAGACCCCTGGGAGTAGCTCTTGGAGAGCCGCTTCCTCGTTGGCCTCCGTTGCACTTTGGTCTCACCTTGTTGGGCCGCAGATGGTGACAAGGGCTGCTGGCTTCGGCTTCGGCAGGGCTTGTCAAACAGAACCTCCACACTACCAGAACCAGCAGTCACGTTGCTGGAGCTCCGCCTGAGTTCCCGGCCCCGCTGGAGGCTGTTGCTGAAGGGATCTGTCTGTGGCAGAGTTGGGGTGACCGCCTGAATGTGGTTCTGATTCTGCCGGTACTGGATGGAATGGATGGAATCCTGTTTCGGCAGGGTACTTGAGTTGCCGAAGCTGGTGTTGCCTTGCACTGATAGAGACAacggaggtggaggtggtggaggaggaggtggaggaggtggagattgCAGGTTGGGGGTTGGAGACGTGATGCAAGCTCTATGGCCAGTGGACGCCTGCCTGGTAAAAGCTGAAGGGTGGTCTCCCCTTCCCAGCGAGATGGTGTTGAGTTCCGCTCGTTGGCCGGCTAAACTGGgggcagcagagaaacagagagaatcaTTAGGGCGAGGATGAGGAGACTGGCGGACTGCATGCTTTGGCCTCAGGTCAGACTTCAACCAGTcctctgtgctgccactggtcTGGCTTTTCGACCGAGGTGGGGGACGGTTGGCGGTACCCCCGCCCTCACGGTtgacactgctctctctcttacacagcAACAGGAAGCGCTCTGGGTCCATGATAAGCTCACTCTCCAGGCCAGAAAAGGAGCTCCTCCTCTCAGTGCCAGGCGGCCTCACCTCTAGACTGTCGTTTGGTCTCTGAGCATGCAAATCAGGACTCCTCTTGAGTTTGGCAGGAAGCGTGGCTGAGTGATATGGCCGGGGGTTTTTATTTGCCAGCAGCAAGGTGGCCGTATTGGGGTTGACTAAATTGGGGCTTAGGAAGGGGGATGACATGGAGGAAGGCATGCAGGGGCACCGGCCAATGGTGTTCCCCCTATTCTTAACCATCTCCACCAGCTGGGGGTTGCTAGTGATGTAGCGCCTGCTGTCCTTTTTTACTGCCCCTCCCATGCCTGCACTGTGCAGCTTCCCTCCCTGATgcatctgactgactgtcaggTAGTTAATCAGCTGCCTATAGGCCTCACTGCCTTCCTTCTGGTTCAGTCCCCTCAAACAGGCCTGTTGCTTAGCATGCAGATCATTGTGGAGCCTCCTGGTTGCTGTACCTGTGGTTTCTTTATGCTTAGATGGTGTAGTGGAGGAGGGGCGGCCGGGTTCAGCCCCAACAGCAGGAGGGTGGATGTTGGGCAGCATCTTCCGTAGGAGCGCTGGGTCTGCGTGCGGATGGAGGTCTTTACCCTGAACGTTGTGGCCAGGGATGCTGTGGGGGATTCCAGGCTTGTTATCTTCGTAGTTGAGCACCCTgagcagtgaggaggaggagctggaaaGCGGGTGCCGTTGGAGATGATGGTGTTTTGACTCAACTGTGCCAGGGCCAAGTGGTGAGTCAGTTGGGGTGGCACAGGCGCTACTGTTCGTGCTGCCACCAGCGTCCAGCGATGAGCACAGAGAACCCTGTAGTGAACTTTGGGCTTCTCCTTGTAAACTTGAAATCCTTTTTGCTAGATGATATTCACACAGCCGAGCCACGCTCTGCTGCCTCGAAATAGGCTGATGGTCACTTTGTATGTCTGACCCCTGGTCTGACCCCCCTGATCGGGGTTTTTTGGTTGGGGACAGCAATGATGCCACCACCAGGTGTTCATCTTGCTCAACAGCAGAAGCTCCATTATCTGCGGCGCCCTCCCCCAACTCGCCAACTTCTAACAGATGGTcagaggtagaggagggagggcGAGGGATACTGTGGTGACCTCGGGGCAGACTGTTCACCCCAAGGCCCTCAGCTACAGAATTCTCTGCCAAAAGAGAATTCTGTCTTCTTTGACTTTCCCCTCGCTCGCAGAATGAAGTGCGCTGTTCCATGTCAAGATGGCCGCTGCTGCCGCCACTCCCACCCCGGTGTCCTTCTCTTGTACTGAAGGTGTTATACTTCCCATTGGAGTCCGCAGACTTTTTATGATGTTTGCCTCCGGGAGCGGTGGAGCTGGGGCGCTGGACAGTGGAGAAGAGGTTAGTCTGGGACCTCACCTCTATGCTATCTGGCCCTGATGACGTAGGGTCCAACTGGGGGCTCCGTCTTGGAGGTACCGCTGGAGGCTGAAGGTGTCGCGAAGGACTACGGGGTTTCTTCTGCACAGTTCCTCCTGTACTGGGTGAGACAGGgaattctgttttctcctcaagTAAAGGTTGGTACCCTTCCCTTGTGGCCACCAGAAGACGCATGTGGCTCTCGTTGAGCCTGTGAGCAGCAGCCAGTTCAGACACTTCAGTCATCTCGGACGAGTTGGTCTCATTGCCTGAATCTGAGGAGGACTCAGCACTGAAGTCACGAGATATCAAAACACCTAGAAGATAAGagataaaaagttaaaaagttgATTGCTGTAAAAAGTGTACATGAAAAAGGCTTTGAAGCTGGACTTGATATCTAAATTGAAATAGATACTGCTTCTTAATTTGATATGTACCAAAACAGAAACCACAAAAGAACATGGCAGCCAGAccatacaaaacacaacacagtacaacacagcacaatgcaacaacacaacacaacataacagcactgaatacattttacattaatgAGCGGGGGGAATAGAACAGTGGTATAACAACTCGGGATCAAATGAGTAGGGGGTTATAATCCAATAATTTTTAGCTTTATATGGCTTTATGTAGctttaaatgaacacaaatgaaatcctgttttttatttgtctaaatcatatgaaatgtgtttttaaaagatTCAAACACCCTGCCTACATTGGGAGGACAGGGGCACAGATTTTATCTGGGAGAAACCACTGGTAAAGAATACATGTAAATGCTGTTGGTCAAACAACACTCATATGCATCATGTGGTGCTTGCATTAGTATGCAACAGACCTGGATTGTTACCGTGGGGCTGCGGCCGGGGAGGCCTCtgttcagagacagacagagcctcCAGCGCCTGCAGAGTGTTGACCACTGCATTATCCAGCCTCCTCTCGCCTCCCCTGCTACCTTCCCCTTCCTCGTGTGTTGGTACGGCATCAATTAACGACACCGGGATATCATCATTGTCCCGCGTGCTTAATGGCCTTCCCTCGGGTGCCGTGTCCTCATCTGAGCTGTCCCGAAAGCCCGGCGGTGGAGCGGCGATTGCAAGGTTGAGCGTCTGCAACAGagtgtcatcatcatcatcatcaaggcCGTCGTCTCCCTCCGGGGGAGGCAGTGACGTCAGGTCGATGATATCATCGGTAGAACCAGAAAGTGTGAGGAAGGTGGCCTTGCTGGCAGCGGTGGCTAGCACTCCTCcctggttaccatggttaccactgtttCCGTTGCCACCACCTCTCTCGTCGCCCACTGGTGTCCCCCCAGTGGAGTCTTCCTCATCGTCCTCATCCTCTGCGTCGTCCGTCGTGTCAGCGTAACACAGGTCTCTTAGCAGTGGCTCTTCACCACACTCCTCGCCGCCAATGTTACTGTAGACATGCGGGCGACCGCTGTACTGGAACGCCACCCCGTCTTGTGGCCGAAAGTCCATGTTGTTGTGCAAG
The window above is part of the Centroberyx gerrardi isolate f3 chromosome 21, fCenGer3.hap1.cur.20231027, whole genome shotgun sequence genome. Proteins encoded here:
- the LOC139916841 gene encoding FERM and PDZ domain-containing protein 4-like translates to MWMVDSQAYVFLSLCFSHKNKASGWPPPGPGSWGGLQGPPYSWDSMNTAREPRDYLTNQVSQSSSLEEVRLDGVPPAPRLVEMRRDPVLGFGFVAGSEKPVVVRSVTPGGPSEGKLIPGDEIIMINDEAVSSAPRERVIDLVRSCKESIMLTVVQPYPSPKSAFISAAKKAKLKSNPVKVRFAEEVIINGQVPNSVKDNSLLFMPNVLKVYLENGQTKSFRFDSSTSIKDVILTLQEKLSIKCIEHFSLMLEQQTEGSGSRLLLLHEQEMLTQVTQRPGSDKMKCFFRISFVPRDPVELLRRDAVAFEYLYVQSCNDVVLERFGPELKYDAALRLAALQMYILTMTTRQSQKVSLKYIQKEWGLPLFLPPAVLSSMKEKNIKKALTHILKTNQNLVPPGKKLTALQAKVHYLRYLSELRLYGGREFKSILLQGEKQTEVMLLVGPRYGISHVINARTNLVALLADFSHVNRIEILTEDETNVRLELHVLDVRPITLIMESSDAMNLACLTAGYYRLLVDSRRSIFSMAHCNSTGGDEAGQDRVLEWPYSTSLGDSEEPSPSQGEVYNRDSHYSDNGQRENSISPYFHEPQHPDRDLGARRSPLPPPPPPSTRHKPQDSPRSAKVSFIFGGDPPLNHPKNLGYERLLESPDVPEHRPPYLHNNMDFRPQDGVAFQYSGRPHVYSNIGGEECGEEPLLRDLCYADTTDDAEDEDDEEDSTGGTPVGDERGGGNGNSGNHGNQGGVLATAASKATFLTLSGSTDDIIDLTSLPPPEGDDGLDDDDDDTLLQTLNLAIAAPPPGFRDSSDEDTAPEGRPLSTRDNDDIPVSLIDAVPTHEEGEGSRGGERRLDNAVVNTLQALEALSVSEQRPPRPQPHGNNPGVLISRDFSAESSSDSGNETNSSEMTEVSELAAAHRLNESHMRLLVATREGYQPLLEEKTEFPVSPSTGGTVQKKPRSPSRHLQPPAVPPRRSPQLDPTSSGPDSIEVRSQTNLFSTVQRPSSTAPGGKHHKKSADSNGKYNTFSTREGHRGGSGGSSGHLDMEQRTSFCERGESQRRQNSLLAENSVAEGLGVNSLPRGHHSIPRPPSSTSDHLLEVGELGEGAADNGASAVEQDEHLVVASLLSPTKKPRSGGSDQGSDIQSDHQPISRQQSVARLCEYHLAKRISSLQGEAQSSLQGSLCSSLDAGGSTNSSACATPTDSPLGPGTVESKHHHLQRHPLSSSSSSLLRVLNYEDNKPGIPHSIPGHNVQGKDLHPHADPALLRKMLPNIHPPAVGAEPGRPSSTTPSKHKETTGTATRRLHNDLHAKQQACLRGLNQKEGSEAYRQLINYLTVSQMHQGGKLHSAGMGGAVKKDSRRYITSNPQLVEMVKNRGNTIGRCPCMPSSMSSPFLSPNLVNPNTATLLLANKNPRPYHSATLPAKLKRSPDLHAQRPNDSLEVRPPGTERRSSFSGLESELIMDPERFLLLCKRESSVNREGGGTANRPPPRSKSQTSGSTEDWLKSDLRPKHAVRQSPHPRPNDSLCFSAAPSLAGQRAELNTISLGRGDHPSAFTRQASTGHRACITSPTPNLQSPPPPPPPPPPPPPLSLSVQGNTSFGNSSTLPKQDSIHSIQYRQNQNHIQAVTPTLPQTDPFSNSLQRGRELRRSSSNVTAGSGSVEVLFDKPCRSRSQQPLSPSAAQQGETKVQRRPTRKRLSKSYSQGSVSSHTTCWSTGSRGDSRRASVAFPLQKDSKHLKGSQKLDTSPWRCNGPFSYCFFKRKSEGEEDEIEWERPRRSRGGSDIDTEGGAASAVLPCGAAVDSVGDQLYGEVLNNMSFSDRLARINALKDRMYVFPAGFGDVRRDASELIALVRSSVGRRDRGVQMPQIQDLPQYKQLLSIESKELGRACRRMAQAHGSPEEMLLAVTCSFQVLCCLCEACMCLVRGLGASAAHQQREVVAKVDEVVMNYICLLKAAEAATVGAPGEHSVKALVRHSSTMSAIANALTRSLKTLLSK